The Rhodocytophaga rosea genome has a segment encoding these proteins:
- a CDS encoding cell division protein FtsX: MQQEIKYKRKKRLGSYPYFTVVFSLTLALFVIGLGGLLILQASKLSNIVKENIEIQIYLDKYLTPTEISQVEKALSKRAYLDYKENQPQIRFISKDTAAQKFIKETGENFQTLLGENPLRDAYLIKIKPDYYQSQKMKIIKTDIEKIPGVFEATYVENLVDEINKNILRITFVLLVFAGILMFTITIMINNTIKLALFSQRFLIRSMQLVGATAGFIQKPFLLRSALQGFISGLMASVLLLVLMNYANTQIEELVLLQDKEKIAVFLLMLCILGPLISLVSSYRSVKKYLQLSLDELY, encoded by the coding sequence GTGCAACAGGAAATAAAATACAAGCGAAAAAAAAGATTAGGCTCTTATCCTTATTTTACGGTAGTGTTCAGCCTGACGCTTGCCTTATTTGTTATCGGTTTGGGCGGCCTCTTAATTTTACAAGCCAGCAAGCTTTCTAATATTGTAAAGGAAAATATCGAAATTCAGATCTACCTTGATAAATACCTGACTCCAACAGAAATAAGCCAGGTAGAAAAAGCACTCTCTAAACGTGCTTATCTGGACTATAAAGAAAATCAGCCTCAAATCCGTTTTATTTCTAAAGACACGGCCGCTCAGAAATTTATCAAAGAAACCGGAGAGAACTTCCAAACTTTGTTGGGAGAAAATCCTTTACGGGATGCCTATCTGATTAAGATAAAGCCTGATTATTACCAGTCCCAGAAAATGAAAATAATCAAGACAGATATTGAAAAGATACCTGGTGTTTTTGAGGCAACCTATGTTGAAAACCTGGTAGATGAGATAAATAAGAATATCTTACGGATTACTTTTGTGTTACTGGTATTTGCAGGAATTCTGATGTTTACCATCACCATCATGATCAATAATACAATTAAGCTGGCTTTATTTTCCCAGCGTTTCCTCATCAGAAGTATGCAACTGGTAGGAGCTACTGCGGGATTTATACAGAAGCCATTTTTACTGCGGTCGGCTTTACAAGGGTTTATAAGCGGGTTGATGGCATCGGTATTATTACTAGTATTAATGAATTATGCCAATACACAGATTGAGGAGCTGGTATTATTACAGGATAAAGAAAAGATAGCTGTTTTCTTACTCATGCTCTGTATATTAGGGCCGCTGATCAGCCTGGTAAGTTCTTACCGTTCTGTAAAAAAGTACCTGCAACTTTCTCTGGATGAGTTGTACTAA
- a CDS encoding DUF3098 domain-containing protein, with product MENKNKLAFGRQNYILMLAGIAVLIIGFVIMSMDKETFGFGDLGLTVGPVIVMIGFIIEFFAILRKPNK from the coding sequence ATGGAAAATAAAAACAAACTGGCATTTGGCAGACAGAATTATATACTCATGCTGGCCGGAATTGCTGTATTGATTATTGGCTTTGTCATAATGTCAATGGATAAGGAGACTTTTGGCTTTGGCGATTTAGGCTTAACTGTTGGCCCGGTCATCGTGATGATTGGTTTTATTATTGAATTTTTTGCCATTTTACGTAAACCTAACAAATGA
- a CDS encoding undecaprenyl-diphosphate phosphatase: MNFIEAIILAIVEGLTEFLPVSSTGHMIIASAIMGINELEFTKIFTVNIQFGAILSVVVLYWRRFFQSIDFYIKLFVAFIPAAIFGLLLGDFIDSLLENVVVVAISLLAGGILLLFIDKMFNRSTDDIEAVDYKKGFVIGLFQCIAMIPGVSRSAATIIGGMSQNLSRKAAAEFSFFLAVPTMFAASAYKLLKDYKFIGAENLQTLFIGNLVAFVVAMLAIKFFINFLTKYGFKIFGYYRIILGLVLLILLWMGVDLKVQ; this comes from the coding sequence ATGAATTTTATTGAGGCCATTATTCTGGCAATTGTAGAAGGACTTACAGAATTTTTGCCGGTTTCCTCTACCGGACATATGATTATCGCTTCAGCTATTATGGGAATTAATGAGCTGGAGTTTACAAAAATATTTACCGTAAATATTCAGTTTGGGGCTATACTTTCAGTAGTCGTTTTGTATTGGCGGCGGTTTTTCCAATCCATAGATTTTTATATCAAGCTCTTTGTTGCTTTTATTCCGGCAGCTATTTTTGGTTTATTGCTGGGAGATTTTATAGACAGCTTGCTGGAAAATGTAGTAGTAGTCGCTATTTCATTGCTGGCAGGTGGCATATTGCTTTTATTTATCGATAAAATGTTCAATCGTTCTACCGATGATATCGAAGCAGTTGATTATAAGAAAGGTTTTGTAATCGGTTTATTCCAATGTATAGCTATGATTCCGGGCGTATCACGTTCAGCCGCTACTATTATTGGAGGCATGTCCCAAAATCTGAGCAGAAAAGCCGCTGCAGAGTTTTCTTTTTTCCTGGCAGTACCAACCATGTTTGCTGCTTCTGCCTATAAGCTTCTCAAAGATTACAAATTTATTGGTGCTGAAAACTTGCAGACCTTGTTTATTGGTAATCTGGTTGCTTTTGTGGTGGCTATGCTTGCTATCAAATTTTTTATTAATTTCTTAACTAAGTATGGCTTTAAAATATTTGGCTATTACCGCATTATTTTGGGTCTAGTGCTATTGATCCTGCTCTGGATGGGCGTAGATTTGAAGGTGCAATAA
- the truB gene encoding tRNA pseudouridine(55) synthase TruB: MSTQFEEGTVLLIDKPYRWTSFDVVRKIRNALHIKKIGHAGTLDPLATGLLILCTGKMTKQIDSYQAQEKEYMGKLVLGKTTPSVDLETDFDQIYETCHISQEMLQWAALQLTGSLKQIPPIYSAIQVDGQRVYKKARKGETVKLQPRLVEVSLFEISFTDFPVIDFRIICSKGTYIRSLVRDFGELLNSGAYLAELRRTRIGTFTIENAQTVEEFIQKLRLLL; encoded by the coding sequence ATGTCTACTCAATTTGAAGAAGGTACTGTTTTATTGATTGACAAGCCTTACCGGTGGACTTCTTTTGATGTCGTCCGGAAAATCAGAAATGCCCTGCATATTAAAAAAATTGGCCATGCCGGCACATTAGACCCCTTGGCAACAGGTTTACTTATCCTTTGTACCGGCAAAATGACCAAGCAGATTGATTCCTATCAGGCACAGGAAAAGGAGTATATGGGAAAATTGGTTTTAGGCAAAACAACCCCTTCTGTAGATCTTGAAACGGATTTTGACCAGATTTATGAAACTTGTCACATATCTCAGGAAATGCTACAATGGGCTGCTTTACAATTAACTGGTAGTTTAAAACAGATTCCGCCTATCTATTCAGCTATTCAGGTAGACGGACAACGGGTATACAAGAAGGCACGCAAAGGAGAAACGGTTAAGTTACAACCCAGACTTGTAGAAGTATCTTTGTTTGAAATCAGTTTTACAGATTTTCCGGTCATAGATTTTAGGATCATTTGTTCTAAAGGAACATATATTCGCAGCCTCGTTAGAGATTTTGGCGAACTTTTAAATTCCGGTGCTTATTTAGCGGAACTTCGTCGAACAAGAATTGGTACTTTTACAATAGAAAATGCACAAACTGTTGAAGAGTTTATTCAAA